One window from the genome of Phycisphaerales bacterium encodes:
- a CDS encoding ABC transporter ATP-binding protein, whose amino-acid sequence MNDKNRPVLSVVDVTKRFRKNTALDKATLSIAAGEFVGLLGPNGAGKTTLIRAITGHVLVNSGSIHLFGEPILGRTRSRIITDCLGTVPQDLALYPNLTARENLSVFGSLYGVTGKTAKERSKWALNWADLEDRADEPINNFSTGMKRRLNIACGILHEPAFILLDEPTVGVDPQARECIWQMLRTLQQNGATLLLTTHQLDEAETLCDRIIIIDDGKPIAQGSFDELVAETIGSDRVIVIECALDNKYAQSLPEHWSYDGTVIRVKVKDVWKELPGIIEVLQDISTPIGNIHIKLPSLHDVFLHLTGRELRE is encoded by the coding sequence ATGAATGACAAAAACCGTCCAGTACTTTCTGTGGTTGATGTCACCAAGCGTTTTCGAAAAAATACCGCGCTTGATAAAGCAACGTTAAGCATTGCTGCCGGTGAATTTGTTGGACTACTCGGACCAAATGGTGCTGGAAAGACCACTTTGATCCGCGCTATTACGGGACATGTGTTAGTAAACAGTGGCTCGATACATCTCTTTGGTGAGCCCATTCTGGGCCGAACACGCAGCCGAATCATCACCGACTGCCTTGGTACCGTTCCGCAAGATCTTGCCCTCTATCCCAATCTCACCGCGCGCGAGAATTTGTCTGTGTTTGGATCTTTGTATGGTGTGACAGGAAAGACTGCCAAAGAACGGAGTAAGTGGGCACTGAATTGGGCTGATTTAGAAGACCGTGCTGATGAACCTATCAACAATTTCTCCACTGGCATGAAACGTCGATTAAATATTGCCTGTGGCATCCTCCATGAACCAGCATTCATACTTCTGGATGAACCAACTGTCGGCGTCGATCCACAAGCCCGCGAATGCATTTGGCAGATGTTACGCACATTGCAACAAAACGGTGCCACCCTTCTTTTGACGACACATCAATTAGATGAGGCAGAAACACTTTGCGATCGAATTATTATTATTGATGACGGCAAGCCTATCGCGCAAGGTTCATTTGATGAGTTGGTAGCTGAGACCATCGGTTCGGATCGCGTTATCGTTATAGAATGCGCACTTGATAATAAATATGCCCAATCGCTTCCAGAGCACTGGTCCTATGACGGGACTGTCATTCGCGTAAAAGTAAAAGATGTATGGAAAGAATTGCCAGGAATCATTGAAGTGCTTCAAGATATCAGCACTCCAATTGGCAACATCCATATCAAGCTTCCGAGTTTGCATGATGTATTCCTACATCTCACCGGACGGGAGTTACGCGAGTGA
- a CDS encoding nucleoside monophosphate kinase: MQAPYTSILLFGPPGVGKGTQGAMLSSIPGFYHLGTGDIFRALDRNSELGQAFLKYSTKGLLVPDELTIEVWHNHVAKMIKCKAYDPKRDVLLLDGIPRSKPQALAMDQYLDLLGVVHLVCKDIDEMVRRLRHRAEVQNRPDDADDKVIRRRFDVYKDETSPVLAHYHKDLIFNIDAIGSPAAVLLKILEFVVPATESRLGNPLSQ; encoded by the coding sequence CCATATACATCCATCCTCCTATTCGGCCCTCCCGGCGTTGGCAAGGGTACCCAAGGTGCCATGCTGTCATCGATTCCAGGCTTCTATCACCTGGGTACCGGTGACATCTTTCGAGCGCTCGATCGGAATAGTGAGTTAGGCCAAGCATTCTTGAAATACTCAACCAAAGGGCTCTTGGTTCCAGATGAGTTGACGATTGAGGTATGGCACAATCATGTTGCCAAGATGATCAAGTGTAAGGCTTATGATCCAAAACGAGATGTGCTTCTTTTAGACGGCATCCCTCGGAGCAAACCTCAAGCATTGGCTATGGATCAATATCTTGATCTTCTTGGTGTTGTCCACCTCGTCTGCAAAGATATCGATGAAATGGTGCGCCGCCTAAGACATCGAGCTGAAGTCCAGAACCGTCCTGATGATGCAGATGACAAAGTGATACGTCGTCGTTTTGATGTCTACAAAGACGAGACTTCCCCAGTTCTGGCTCACTATCACAAAGACCTGATCTTTAATATTGATGCAATCGGCAGCCCGGCAGCCGTCCTACTCAAGATCCTTGAGTTTGTTGTGCCTGCAACCGAATCCCGTCTGGGTAATCCTCTCTCTCAATGA
- a CDS encoding ABC transporter permease: protein MIFTIFRVGAIRVYRDWISLGLAFVLPIVFFTILALVFGGMTVNTEGNRSVKVMFVDLDDSSQSRAIVNWVKNSNVGIMVIPPPPATSSDEPPTKEAWRAVRTGHVPAAVIIPKDFGKSVSNIKGGTPQLTIYTDEANPITPMIIQGTLQAAMAKALPEIALANGYRIIEKLIGPLTLKQQEHLEHIRTLLTKHPSNQSTDTVGTHFSSDNLSPVKIQVESVHKQGVTVESGHDMVTFYAAGIAVTFLLFTAMGAGGTLLEEEEIGVLERLMDTRVGMTRLLLGKWLFLMLLSFLQVIVMFIFAEFVFGVALFTTKHIIGLLVVTLFTVATSSGFGLLLATICKTRAQLAGIGVVVILMMSAIGGSMFPAFMMPNWMQTVGIYTFNHWAVQAYQGVFWYDNPDQSIIGMLGTLWPEYLVLTALTFIFLAVSRFLARRWEIA, encoded by the coding sequence GTGATATTCACTATTTTTAGAGTTGGAGCGATACGTGTCTATCGAGATTGGATCAGTCTGGGCTTAGCTTTTGTGCTACCAATTGTTTTCTTTACGATCCTCGCACTTGTTTTTGGCGGAATGACTGTCAACACAGAAGGCAATCGCTCTGTCAAGGTGATGTTTGTGGACCTTGACGATTCTTCTCAAAGCAGGGCGATCGTCAATTGGGTCAAGAACAGCAATGTTGGCATCATGGTGATTCCACCCCCACCAGCAACAAGCTCAGATGAACCGCCTACGAAAGAAGCATGGCGTGCTGTCCGAACAGGTCACGTTCCCGCAGCGGTAATCATCCCAAAGGATTTTGGCAAGAGCGTGAGCAATATCAAGGGCGGGACACCTCAACTCACGATCTATACCGATGAGGCGAACCCGATCACACCCATGATTATCCAGGGCACGCTTCAAGCTGCAATGGCGAAGGCGCTACCAGAAATTGCTTTGGCCAACGGCTATCGAATCATTGAGAAGCTCATTGGTCCACTCACACTGAAACAACAAGAGCACCTTGAACACATAAGAACATTGCTCACGAAGCATCCTTCAAATCAGAGCACTGACACGGTCGGCACACACTTTAGCTCAGACAATTTGTCGCCCGTAAAGATTCAAGTCGAATCCGTTCACAAGCAAGGCGTGACCGTCGAGTCAGGTCATGACATGGTCACGTTCTATGCTGCTGGCATTGCGGTGACGTTTCTACTCTTCACCGCAATGGGCGCTGGCGGCACGCTATTAGAGGAAGAAGAGATTGGTGTACTAGAGCGCCTCATGGATACTCGAGTTGGTATGACGAGACTACTCCTTGGCAAATGGCTTTTTCTTATGCTTCTTTCGTTTCTACAAGTCATTGTGATGTTTATCTTTGCAGAGTTTGTCTTCGGGGTGGCTCTATTTACCACCAAGCACATTATTGGCTTGCTTGTAGTCACACTCTTTACAGTGGCCACCTCATCAGGTTTTGGACTGTTACTGGCGACCATTTGCAAAACTCGTGCCCAGCTCGCAGGCATCGGCGTTGTCGTGATTTTGATGATGAGTGCTATTGGGGGAAGCATGTTCCCCGCCTTTATGATGCCAAACTGGATGCAGACGGTTGGCATCTACACCTTTAATCACTGGGCCGTCCAGGCCTACCAAGGTGTCTTTTGGTATGACAACCCAGACCAATCAATCATTGGCATGCTTGGCACACTCTGGCCGGAATACCTTGTGCTCACTGCTTTGACGTTCATCTTTCTGGCTGTAAGTCGATTTTTGGCACGCCGATGGGAAATTGCCTAG